A genomic region of Gossypium hirsutum isolate 1008001.06 chromosome D01, Gossypium_hirsutum_v2.1, whole genome shotgun sequence contains the following coding sequences:
- the LOC107922226 gene encoding F-box protein At1g47056 has product MGQSVSAAKLRNRRDWNHRQRSKPKSTALICPMQAEETEELERSNTDGSSDFISDLPDECLACIFQSLSPDDRKRCSLVCRRWLLIEGQSRHRLSLNAQSDLQPLIPSIFSRFDAVTKLALKCDRRSVSIGDESLVLISERCRNLIRLKLRACRDLTDAGMLAFAKNCKGLKKLSCGSCAFGAKGMNAVLDNCLALEELSVKRLRGITDGAAAEPIGPGVAAAALKTICLKELYNGQCFGPLIIGSKNLKSLKLFRCSGDWDKLFPLIVERVAGMVEIHMERIQVSDVGLAAISNCSNLEILHLVKTPECTNAGLGAVAEKCNLLRKLHIDGWKANRIGDQGLIAVAKSCPNLQELVLIGVNPTKLSLEMLASNCPNLERLALCGSDTVGDAEISFIAVKCIALKKLCIKNCPVSDHGMEALASGCPNLVKVKVKKCRGVTSEGADWLRATRGSLVVNLDINLDMGEHLDASASDGGAQDNGIEFPPMVGSQIGASSIASSSTGRSTSFKLLGLMSGRSFVACTLRRLASSSRS; this is encoded by the coding sequence ATGGGCCAATCAGTTTCGGCGGCGAAGCTAAGGAACCGTCGAGATTGGAACCATCGCCAACGGTCAAAACCGAAATCAACGGCTCTGATCTGTCCGATGCAAGCTGAGGAAACTGAAGAGCTTGAACGAAGTAACACAGATGGATCGTCGGATTTCATCTCGGATCTTCCTGACGAGTGTTTGGCTTGTATTTTTCAGTCTCTTAGCCCCGATGACCGAAAACGATGCTCTCTAGTTTGCCGGCGGTGGCTTCTGATTGAGGGACAGAGCCGTCACCGATTATCTCTCAACGCACAATCAGATCTGCAACCTCTCATTCCTTCTATCTTCTCTCGCTTCGATGCTGTTACGAAACTGGCTCTGAAATGTGACCGTAGATCCGTTAGCATAGGCGACGAATCGCTTGTTCTAATCTCCGAGCGTTGCCGGAATTTGATTCGCCTTAAGCTCCGAGCTTGCCGTGACTTGACCGATGCAGGAATGTTGGCGTTCGCTAAAAACTGCAAGGGTCTAAAGAAGCTCTCCTGTGGTTCTTGCGCTTTCGGAGCCAAAGGCATGAACGCTGTGCTCGACAATTGTCTAGCACTCGAGGAACTCTCCGTGAAACGACTTCGTGGCATCACAGACGGCGCTGCAGCTGAGCCGATTGGGCCTGGGGTGGCTGCGGCGGCGTTGAAAACAATTTGCTTAAAGGAGCTTTATAATGGGCAATGTTTTGGTCCGCTTATTATTGGTTCAAAGAATCTGAAATCTTTGAAACTTTTTAGATGCTCTGGCGATTGGGATAAGCTTTTCCCACTCATAGTGGAACGGGTCGCGGGTATGGTAGAGATCCATATGGAGCGGATCCAAGTCAGCGATGTCGGTCTTGCGGCTATCTCCAACTGTTCAAACCTAGAAATTCTTCACCTCGTTAAGACTCCCGAGTGTACAAACGCCGGACTCGGAGCTGTTGCAGAGAAATGCAACTTGTTAAGGAAGCTTCACATTGATGGATGGAAAGCAAATCGAATAGGTGACCAAGGGTTAATTGCTGTTGCGAAATCTTGCCCCAATTTACAAGAATTAGTTCTTATTGGTGTTAATCCCACCAAACTGAGTTTGGAAATGTTAGCTTCTAATTGTCCAAATTTAGAACGGTTAGCCTTATGCGGTAGCGATACAGTTGGTGATGCAGAGATATCTTTTATTGCTGTGAAATGTATTGCTTTAAAGAAGCTTTGTATCAAGAATTGCCCTGTTTCGGATCATGGCATGGAAGCGCTTGCTAGTGGTTGCCCTAATTTGGTTAAAGTGAAAGTGAAGAAATGTAGAGGAGTTACTTCAGAAGGGGCAGATTGGTTAAGAGCAACTCGAGGATCACTTGTCGTTAATTTGGATATCAATTTGGATATGGGCGAGCATTTAGATGCAAGTGCCAGTGATGGTGGGGCACaagataatggaattgaatttccTCCAATGGTGGGCAGTCAAATTGGAGCTTCTAGTATTGCATCGAGCAGTACAGGTCGATCGACATCATTCAAGTTGTTAGGGCTTATGAGTGGGAGGAGTTTTGTGGCTTGCACATTAAGGAGGTTGGCAAGTAGTTCTCGGAGTTAA